One genomic window of Mucilaginibacter sp. SJ includes the following:
- a CDS encoding histidine kinase, translating to MQKWCIFLLFLQLIVFTACHREIRYEASDAVVNRPDTNFIARVEINLQEKKFSSPLGLLVHSFGAFVVYWDGVRVGQNGVPAAPGRPEVPGTETSYYQVPDKLSGLGKHEVVIRGTQKYLLETEREVMAKPESYLKMLRQPLIELSLVNLMAGAFLIAAIYYTFLYTNSRHKQRTTLLFALVCFLFFTLLAMEYLKYYIDIPYTQFYTRLIIVGWLTFAIAVLIPLYFAVYFDVPHKLPFIVILLVALLSIYVLQYGHYDLTTHLYSLTLWIASVLLLLYALAKRQRGSVLVLCGFAASMVINQYMFYDFGLYIAFTLILLCILYLQTLGAKQLEEAHHASLLLSSRLQLELIKKNIQPHFLRNTLTSLIDWVEESPAQGVQFIQVLSQEFDLMNKIAEHPLIPIRQEIDLCRQHLLVMQFRKEVTYIWEEKGIQDNELIPPAIIHTLLENGITHSIPFHDSSIRFLLSFLHIGAHKKYTFEVFAENRIKSGRKSGNGFRYIEARLKESYGDRWGFTSEPFAGGWRSIIRIDL from the coding sequence ATGCAAAAATGGTGTATCTTCCTTCTGTTCCTGCAACTTATTGTTTTTACCGCCTGCCACCGGGAGATCCGTTACGAAGCCTCGGACGCGGTAGTCAATCGGCCCGATACCAATTTCATTGCACGTGTGGAGATCAATCTGCAGGAAAAGAAGTTCAGTTCACCCCTGGGCTTGCTTGTGCACAGTTTCGGCGCCTTTGTGGTATATTGGGATGGCGTTAGGGTTGGACAGAATGGGGTACCGGCTGCTCCGGGCCGGCCTGAAGTACCCGGTACGGAAACAAGCTATTACCAGGTGCCCGACAAACTTTCAGGCCTCGGCAAACACGAGGTAGTGATCAGGGGAACTCAAAAATACCTGCTGGAAACCGAGCGTGAGGTAATGGCTAAACCGGAAAGCTATCTGAAAATGCTGCGTCAGCCGCTTATCGAACTTTCCCTGGTCAACCTGATGGCAGGCGCCTTTCTTATCGCCGCCATTTACTACACTTTTTTATATACCAACAGCAGGCACAAGCAACGCACAACCTTACTTTTCGCACTGGTGTGCTTTCTATTCTTCACATTGCTGGCTATGGAATACCTGAAATATTATATCGATATTCCTTATACGCAGTTTTATACCCGCCTGATCATTGTAGGCTGGCTCACCTTTGCCATAGCCGTTCTCATTCCGCTGTATTTCGCAGTTTATTTCGATGTGCCGCACAAGCTGCCGTTCATAGTCATATTGCTCGTTGCTTTGTTATCCATATATGTTCTTCAATACGGGCACTATGATCTGACAACCCATTTATATAGTCTGACACTATGGATCGCATCGGTACTGCTGTTGTTGTACGCCCTGGCCAAAAGGCAGCGGGGAAGCGTATTGGTGCTGTGCGGTTTTGCAGCCTCTATGGTCATTAACCAGTATATGTTTTACGATTTTGGCTTATATATCGCCTTTACGCTGATCCTGCTTTGCATCCTTTACCTTCAAACCCTCGGGGCAAAACAACTGGAGGAAGCTCATCATGCATCGCTGTTGTTATCTTCCCGCCTGCAACTGGAACTCATCAAAAAAAATATCCAACCGCACTTTTTGCGTAATACCCTCACCTCTCTTATAGACTGGGTGGAAGAGTCTCCTGCGCAGGGCGTTCAGTTCATCCAGGTGCTCTCGCAGGAATTTGACCTGATGAATAAAATTGCCGAACATCCGCTTATCCCTATCCGGCAGGAGATTGACCTCTGCAGGCAACACTTGTTGGTTATGCAGTTCCGTAAGGAAGTTACGTATATATGGGAAGAGAAGGGAATACAGGATAACGAATTGATCCCACCGGCAATTATTCATACCCTGCTGGAGAATGGGATAACACACAGTATCCCATTCCATGACAGCAGCATACGTTTCCTGCTTTCATTTTTGCATATAGGCGCTCATAAAAAGTATACCTTTGAGGTATTTGCAGAAAACCGGATAAAAAGCGGGCGTAAAAGCGGCAACGGCTTTCGTTATATTGAAGCGCGTTTGAAAGAAAGCTACGGTGACCGGTGGGGCTTTACTTCAGAACCTTTTGCAGGAGGCTGGCGAAGTATAATTCGCATTGACTTATGA
- a CDS encoding LytR/AlgR family response regulator transcription factor — protein MNVLIIEDEARIAKRLARMTRVYFEQQLTLTLCDTLSKGLAFMEHSPVDVLLLDLNLNGEDGFEVLETMVAQSFHTIIVSAYTDKAITAFSYGVLDFVPKPFDEGRLFQAFGRLNIRSKIPDNRLKYLAVRKGGMIKMIESIQLNYIKGAGIYSELYLQDGNQELHDKSLDALEQLLPPGEFTRIHRSYIVSLKQVEKLVIEPGGKYAVQLTDGRLLPVGRSRYKELRGKMI, from the coding sequence ATGAATGTTTTGATCATAGAAGACGAGGCCCGGATAGCCAAACGGCTGGCCCGCATGACCAGGGTATATTTTGAACAGCAGTTAACGCTCACCCTATGCGACACACTGTCCAAAGGCCTGGCGTTTATGGAACATTCGCCCGTTGATGTGTTGTTACTGGATCTGAACCTGAATGGTGAAGATGGTTTTGAAGTGCTGGAGACAATGGTAGCCCAGTCTTTTCATACCATTATTGTTTCGGCCTATACCGATAAAGCTATTACGGCTTTTTCTTATGGTGTATTAGATTTTGTGCCCAAGCCATTTGACGAAGGCCGATTATTCCAGGCTTTCGGACGGTTGAATATCAGGAGCAAAATACCCGATAACAGGCTGAAGTACTTAGCGGTGAGAAAAGGCGGTATGATCAAAATGATAGAGTCCATACAACTTAACTACATTAAAGGCGCCGGTATTTACAGCGAACTTTATCTGCAGGACGGAAACCAGGAACTACATGACAAAAGCCTTGATGCGCTGGAACAACTCCTGCCTCCGGGTGAGTTCACCCGGATCCATCGCTCCTATATCGTCAGCCTGAAACAAGTGGAAAAACTGGTCATTGAACCAGGCGGTAAATATGCTGTTCAGTTAACAGATGGTAGATTGCTGCCGGTAGGCCGGTCTCGATATAAAGAACTGCGCGGCAAAATGATCTGA
- a CDS encoding LLM class flavin-dependent oxidoreductase: MKKIGFLSFGHWSDHPSYNTRTAGDTLLQSIDLAVAAEEIGLDGAYFRVHHFARQLAAPFPLLSAIGAKTSKIEIGTGVIDMRYENPMYMVEDAGAADLISGGRLQLGISRGSPEQVVDGWRYFGYEPGEGETDAEMGRRKALEFLDKLKGIGFAQPNPYPMFPNPPGLLRLEPHSEGLRERIWWGAASNATAVWAAEHGMHLQSSTLKYDESGEPFHVQQAKQIRLYKDAWKKAGHEREPRVSVSRSIFALITDQDRYYFGQQAKAADSFGYIEADKRAVFGKSYAAEPDQLTRELARDEAIQEADTLLLTIPNTLGVDYNVHVLSAILEHVAPALGWR, translated from the coding sequence ATGAAGAAAATAGGATTTTTATCATTCGGACACTGGTCTGACCATCCTTCCTACAACACCCGTACTGCGGGCGATACCTTGCTTCAGTCCATTGACCTGGCTGTTGCGGCCGAAGAGATTGGTTTGGATGGTGCTTACTTTCGTGTGCACCATTTTGCACGCCAGTTAGCGGCGCCGTTTCCTTTGCTCTCTGCAATTGGCGCAAAAACCAGTAAGATCGAGATTGGGACAGGAGTGATTGATATGCGATACGAGAACCCAATGTATATGGTAGAGGATGCCGGTGCCGCTGATCTGATCTCCGGTGGGCGTTTGCAATTAGGGATCAGCAGGGGTTCACCGGAACAGGTAGTTGATGGTTGGCGATATTTCGGTTATGAACCCGGTGAAGGAGAAACCGATGCAGAAATGGGACGCCGCAAAGCGCTCGAGTTTTTGGATAAGCTCAAAGGGATTGGATTCGCGCAGCCAAACCCATACCCGATGTTCCCCAATCCACCTGGCTTGTTGCGCCTGGAGCCGCATTCGGAAGGTCTGCGTGAACGTATCTGGTGGGGTGCCGCTTCCAATGCAACCGCTGTATGGGCGGCCGAACACGGCATGCACCTGCAAAGTTCAACCTTAAAGTATGATGAAAGCGGTGAACCTTTTCATGTACAACAGGCTAAGCAGATCAGGTTATATAAAGACGCCTGGAAAAAAGCAGGGCATGAACGGGAACCACGAGTATCCGTGAGCCGGTCTATTTTTGCACTGATCACCGATCAGGACCGGTATTATTTCGGACAGCAAGCAAAAGCCGCTGATAGTTTCGGTTACATCGAAGCTGATAAACGGGCGGTCTTCGGAAAAAGCTATGCTGCCGAACCAGATCAGCTCACCAGGGAACTGGCCCGGGACGAAGCCATCCAGGAAGCCGATACACTGCTGTTGACCATACCCAACACTTTAGGTGTCGATTACAATGTTCATGTGCTGTCGGCTATTCTGGAGCATGTTGCCCCTGCGCTGGGTTGGCGATAA
- a CDS encoding hybrid sensor histidine kinase/response regulator transcription factor, translating to MYKAVLFFLIDLLIATVLDAQIPATFSTNDVRNFALKSYTTHDGLPSENVTVALKDSRGYMWIGTDNGLCKFDGYTFESLVNIPGNTASISSNFISALAEDKHGKIWVGTMDGLNVLDPNTEKFERFYHSDKIKESVSNNKIFSIFCDREGTIWIGTDDGFNQYVSNHRSFISYKPNQDDRFSIKGKSVNAIVEDDKKNLWLGNWNGGLNKFDKVSKHFSNYPQTESQLKKSPNDIWSLFYDQKNGCIWVGTYWSGLFCFNPKNQQYTRFSSHDNINIGAFSIDKANDSTLVVGSNGGFYFINKSTGQWRKIGNINSTADGYVYNDGAGIMWLCGKDALTKVDFTQYKFHFIPLSIAPREAKSMLLQGNMLWLATNEGLYKFDLLKKTTKLFQHTDDPSSISSNQVGKIYLDNEGVLWAATENGFDKFDSSNNRFIHHFHHSALSNFFNEDVFRDILEVRPHEYWLATDAGLKIYYEETQQFKHYYNDDRNPSSIASNHIYNLLKDSKGNVWIGTSGNGVDRFDPKTGIFHHYTYNDKIAGSLSNNIVHCIFEDSKKNIWICTADGLNKYAPETDSFIVYSRKNGFASNVFSNVVEDGLGNLWINSATGVSKFTPQTLAITNFDEGDGVFSHSLIYKSADGQIYLGGNSGVVVFDPSKIKLNDKIPQVYFTDFQVFNKSVKPGADSPLKRPIGAADTAFLNYDQNVFSIEFVSLNYTHPEKNSYRYKLEGFDEKWNFNGNQRRVTYTNLNPGTYRFKVIASNNDDIWNKTPKSLIIIISPPWYRTWWAYTIYAIFIGGVVYLYLLYRDRQAKLKYEIQIAHYESEKEKELSERKLAFFTNISHEFRTPLTLIINPIKELLYNEKKTTDTSNLTIVYRNARRLLGLVDQLLLFKKAESESDQLRISNVNIIDLCREVYLCFVHEAKRKQIHLEFEPSTNCLNAYIDREKTEIVLFNLLSNAMKFTPKFGTIRVCVKESEQAVSIIVEDTGCGIPSEVGDRLFSRFYQVSDLASTSNGGFGLGLYLVKNFVERQAGTVEYHSEAGKGTAFTITLKKGKSHLKDQIISEQPTTTSEFLKELIDSETTANDTVSAADPGEEVLASELKTLLIIDDHEDMREYLRQIFKIEYNVLVAPNGEDGIKIINEQWPDIVICDVMMQGMTGIEVCAAIKENITTSHVPVILLTASASNEIKLKGIEGGADDYIGKPFDKDILKARVSGLLKSRNTLQQYFYNEITLNNNPHTISIEYKRFLDSCIRIVEEHITDPDFNLQSLASELNMSYSGIYKKIKMISGQPANSFIRAIRLRKAAQLFVHSDLNILETAYAVGIKDIKYFREQFKKVFDLKPSEYIKKFRKNFKNAMVNQGAKEK from the coding sequence ATGTATAAAGCTGTCTTGTTTTTCCTGATTGATCTCCTGATTGCAACCGTCCTGGATGCGCAGATCCCGGCAACATTTTCAACCAACGATGTAAGGAATTTTGCGTTAAAATCATATACCACTCATGATGGCCTGCCATCTGAAAATGTAACAGTGGCACTTAAAGATAGCCGTGGGTATATGTGGATAGGAACGGATAACGGGCTTTGTAAGTTTGACGGCTACACTTTTGAAAGTTTAGTGAATATTCCCGGAAACACCGCGAGTATAAGCTCAAATTTTATCAGTGCGCTGGCAGAAGATAAGCACGGGAAGATATGGGTTGGCACCATGGACGGCTTGAATGTTTTAGATCCCAATACCGAGAAGTTTGAACGATTTTATCATAGCGATAAGATCAAAGAGTCGGTAAGTAATAATAAGATTTTTTCGATCTTCTGCGACAGAGAAGGAACAATCTGGATAGGTACGGATGATGGTTTTAATCAATATGTCTCAAATCATCGATCTTTTATTAGTTATAAACCCAATCAGGATGATCGATTTTCAATAAAGGGAAAGTCGGTAAATGCAATTGTTGAGGATGATAAGAAAAACCTGTGGCTGGGAAACTGGAATGGTGGATTAAATAAATTCGATAAGGTAAGTAAACATTTCAGCAATTATCCGCAGACTGAATCTCAGCTTAAAAAAAGCCCCAATGATATTTGGAGCCTTTTTTACGATCAAAAAAACGGTTGCATTTGGGTAGGTACCTATTGGAGCGGCCTTTTTTGTTTTAATCCTAAAAATCAGCAATATACCCGATTTTCAAGTCATGATAACATCAACATAGGAGCTTTTAGCATTGATAAGGCTAATGACTCCACCTTAGTTGTTGGAAGTAACGGCGGTTTTTATTTTATAAATAAGAGTACCGGCCAATGGCGAAAAATTGGTAATATTAATAGTACCGCCGATGGATACGTTTATAATGATGGAGCCGGGATTATGTGGCTTTGCGGTAAAGACGCCTTAACAAAAGTTGATTTTACACAATATAAATTCCATTTCATCCCCTTATCAATCGCGCCGCGCGAAGCAAAAAGTATGTTATTGCAAGGCAATATGCTGTGGCTGGCTACCAACGAAGGGCTTTATAAGTTTGATTTACTGAAGAAAACGACAAAGTTATTTCAACACACCGATGATCCCTCAAGTATCAGCAGTAACCAGGTTGGTAAAATATATTTGGATAATGAGGGGGTGCTATGGGCAGCAACCGAAAATGGGTTTGATAAATTTGACAGCAGCAATAATAGGTTTATCCATCATTTTCACCATTCAGCCCTGAGTAATTTTTTTAATGAAGATGTTTTCAGGGACATTCTTGAAGTAAGGCCTCACGAATATTGGCTCGCCACAGATGCCGGTTTAAAGATTTACTATGAAGAAACACAGCAATTTAAACATTATTATAATGACGACAGAAACCCCAGTTCAATTGCCAGCAACCATATTTATAATCTTTTAAAAGATAGCAAAGGCAATGTATGGATTGGAACAAGCGGAAACGGCGTTGATCGTTTTGATCCTAAAACCGGGATTTTTCACCACTATACTTATAATGATAAAATTGCAGGCAGCCTCAGTAATAATATTGTGCATTGCATATTTGAGGACAGCAAAAAGAATATCTGGATTTGCACAGCCGACGGATTGAACAAATATGCTCCGGAAACCGATTCTTTTATTGTTTATTCACGTAAAAACGGATTTGCAAGCAATGTTTTCAGTAATGTGGTTGAAGATGGGTTGGGAAATCTTTGGATCAATTCTGCCACCGGGGTATCAAAATTCACACCTCAAACATTAGCTATAACTAATTTTGATGAGGGCGACGGCGTGTTTTCTCATTCGCTTATTTACAAATCTGCAGATGGGCAAATTTATTTAGGGGGAAATTCAGGTGTGGTGGTATTCGATCCTTCAAAAATTAAGTTGAACGATAAAATCCCGCAGGTTTACTTTACCGATTTTCAGGTATTTAATAAATCTGTAAAACCGGGTGCTGATTCACCATTGAAAAGACCTATTGGTGCAGCAGATACTGCATTTCTTAATTATGATCAAAATGTATTTTCAATTGAATTTGTTTCGCTCAATTATACTCATCCGGAAAAAAATAGTTACAGGTATAAACTGGAAGGCTTTGACGAAAAATGGAATTTTAACGGCAACCAGCGAAGGGTTACTTACACCAATCTTAATCCCGGAACTTATAGATTTAAAGTTATAGCAAGCAACAATGATGATATCTGGAACAAGACGCCCAAATCCCTGATCATCATTATTTCGCCGCCATGGTACCGTACCTGGTGGGCATATACAATTTACGCCATATTCATTGGCGGGGTAGTTTATCTGTATCTTTTATACAGGGACCGCCAGGCTAAATTAAAATATGAAATCCAGATAGCTCATTATGAAAGCGAAAAGGAAAAGGAGCTCAGCGAACGAAAGCTCGCCTTCTTTACAAATATTTCGCATGAGTTCAGGACACCATTAACATTGATCATTAATCCTATTAAAGAACTTTTGTATAATGAAAAAAAGACGACGGATACCTCCAATTTAACCATCGTTTACAGAAATGCGCGGCGGTTATTAGGTTTGGTAGATCAGTTGCTGCTTTTCAAAAAGGCCGAATCAGAATCTGACCAATTGAGGATAAGTAATGTTAATATAATCGATTTATGCAGGGAGGTTTATTTATGCTTTGTACATGAAGCAAAACGAAAACAAATCCACCTTGAGTTCGAACCCTCAACAAATTGCTTGAATGCTTACATAGACAGGGAAAAAACAGAGATCGTGCTGTTTAATTTGCTCTCGAACGCCATGAAATTCACCCCAAAATTTGGAACAATTCGCGTTTGCGTAAAAGAATCAGAGCAAGCGGTTTCGATAATTGTCGAGGATACCGGCTGTGGAATTCCGTCTGAAGTGGGCGACAGGCTTTTTAGCCGCTTTTACCAGGTATCTGATTTGGCCAGTACCTCAAACGGAGGATTTGGGCTTGGGCTTTATCTTGTTAAAAATTTTGTAGAGCGTCAGGCCGGAACTGTTGAATATCACAGCGAAGCAGGAAAAGGGACAGCTTTTACAATCACTTTAAAAAAGGGAAAATCGCATTTAAAAGATCAGATCATCTCAGAACAGCCAACAACTACTTCTGAGTTTTTAAAAGAGTTGATAGATTCTGAAACTACAGCAAATGATACAGTATCCGCAGCAGATCCGGGAGAGGAAGTATTAGCGTCAGAACTCAAAACATTGTTAATAATCGATGACCACGAGGATATGAGAGAGTATCTCCGCCAGATATTTAAAATTGAATATAATGTTCTTGTAGCGCCGAATGGTGAGGATGGTATCAAAATTATTAATGAGCAGTGGCCTGATATAGTCATATGCGATGTGATGATGCAGGGCATGACCGGGATAGAAGTTTGCGCCGCTATTAAAGAGAATATAACAACCTCTCATGTCCCTGTAATCCTTTTAACCGCCAGTGCATCAAATGAAATTAAATTAAAAGGTATTGAAGGGGGCGCTGATGATTATATCGGAAAACCTTTTGATAAAGACATCCTGAAAGCACGGGTTAGCGGATTGCTCAAAAGCCGAAATACACTTCAGCAATACTTTTATAATGAAATTACGCTCAACAATAACCCGCACACTATCTCTATCGAGTACAAAAGGTTCCTGGATTCCTGTATCCGCATTGTAGAAGAGCATATAACTGATCCTGATTTTAATCTGCAATCCTTAGCCTCCGAATTAAATATGTCTTATTCGGGGATCTACAAAAAAATCAAAATGATTTCAGGCCAGCCGGCAAATAGCTTCATAAGGGCTATCAGATTACGAAAAGCCGCACAGCTATTTGTTCACAGCGATCTGAACATATTGGAAACTGCTTACGCTGTTGGAATAAAAGATATCAAATATTTTCGTGAGCAATTTAAGAAGGTGTTTGATTTAAAACCTTCTGAATACATTAAAAAATTCAGAAAGAATTTTAAAAACGCCATGGTTAACCAGGGGGCGAAAGAAAAATAA
- a CDS encoding RICIN domain-containing protein, whose translation MRKNLTTGALCCLLALAMGCSKNPIQKGADLSGQKFGKQSFALSTTNTNGFRGINWADPNGNEGDGRVVLPSGMTTSLTATQAATLATNISSAVKASGGTTIRMPINPWTASSSTYWPVYQAAINAVVANGCKVILCYWPVGVHHVPDTAQWHTMWTTVNNVYKNNTSVLYEPINEPVDYSSTDLNNLYAGFLTTYSPADGKCIFDGTGYAADVTAVGADSRLANQYLGLHCYWWFWGSYNVWSSYYNIMSARTGSYASRTIVTEVGIETFRNMSFWWQWDTGVYVDQAFLTGSLAYAKDNSMGTIAWSGVNDIDTYRWYTANNNLTEVSPGTANMFRWSWKLTAAPVWIGPVADGRYQLQNRASGLMLDNLGSTTDGAAVAQWASGTSNNQKWNVSYTAGYYTLSCVTGKECLDVGTNTANGSNVLQYVVGTSTNQRWSLVSTGDGYYRVINLTTGKCLDTGGLTANGSAVQQWPQGSSYNQQWKLIAQ comes from the coding sequence ATGAGAAAAAATTTAACTACCGGGGCACTGTGCTGCCTGTTAGCCCTGGCCATGGGCTGTTCTAAAAACCCTATTCAAAAAGGCGCTGACCTGTCGGGCCAAAAATTTGGAAAACAATCATTTGCCCTTTCAACTACCAATACAAACGGTTTCAGGGGTATAAACTGGGCCGACCCTAACGGAAACGAGGGAGATGGGAGGGTTGTATTACCCAGTGGTATGACAACATCGCTTACCGCTACACAGGCAGCCACTTTGGCCACCAATATATCCAGTGCCGTTAAAGCAAGTGGCGGTACTACCATCAGGATGCCGATAAACCCCTGGACTGCCTCAAGTTCAACTTATTGGCCGGTTTACCAGGCTGCAATTAACGCCGTTGTGGCAAACGGCTGTAAAGTAATACTTTGTTACTGGCCGGTTGGGGTACACCATGTACCTGATACTGCACAGTGGCATACTATGTGGACAACAGTAAATAATGTATATAAAAACAATACATCGGTATTATATGAGCCTATCAACGAACCGGTTGATTATTCAAGTACCGACCTCAACAACTTATATGCTGGTTTCTTAACCACCTATAGCCCGGCCGATGGCAAATGCATCTTTGATGGTACCGGCTATGCTGCCGATGTAACTGCTGTTGGTGCCGATTCAAGGTTAGCCAACCAGTATCTTGGACTGCATTGCTACTGGTGGTTCTGGGGCTCATACAATGTATGGTCAAGCTACTATAATATCATGTCGGCCCGTACAGGTTCATACGCATCACGTACCATAGTTACCGAGGTTGGTATCGAAACATTCAGGAACATGAGCTTCTGGTGGCAATGGGATACCGGCGTATATGTTGACCAGGCCTTCCTGACCGGATCGCTTGCCTACGCCAAGGATAATTCAATGGGGACAATAGCATGGTCGGGCGTTAATGATATTGATACTTATCGGTGGTATACTGCAAACAATAACCTTACCGAGGTTAGCCCGGGTACTGCAAATATGTTCAGGTGGTCATGGAAGCTTACCGCTGCACCCGTATGGATAGGGCCGGTTGCTGACGGGCGATACCAACTTCAAAACCGTGCATCGGGCCTTATGCTTGATAACCTGGGCAGTACAACCGATGGTGCAGCTGTAGCTCAATGGGCATCAGGAACAAGCAACAATCAGAAATGGAATGTAAGCTACACTGCCGGTTATTATACTTTAAGTTGTGTTACAGGAAAAGAATGTCTTGATGTGGGTACTAATACTGCAAATGGATCAAATGTTTTACAATATGTTGTAGGCACGAGTACAAACCAACGTTGGTCGCTTGTTTCAACCGGAGATGGCTATTATAGGGTAATTAATCTAACCACAGGCAAGTGTCTTGATACCGGAGGTTTAACTGCCAATGGATCAGCTGTACAGCAGTGGCCACAGGGTTCAAGTTATAACCAGCAATGGAAACTTATTGCTCAATAG
- a CDS encoding RagB/SusD family nutrient uptake outer membrane protein — translation MKNIYKVLTVLSVINLASCKKGLLDKTPNDRLSPSTFYQNETQVKMALVGIYNAIQPNATPAQFFQFDFESDNAYCQDAWQGSKEVGEWQTTTNSWAPYAKWTQDYTIISRANEFLKDVAAASIDATVKSQMAGEAKFLRGYAYADLIAYFGDVPLITQVQSLSDAYVSRTAKAIVLAQVVTDLTDAAAALPASYSGTDVGRATKGAALAYKAKVLLYNGKWADAAQAAQDVIDLKAYSLYPNYSLLFDEAHENNSEVIFDIQYIPTTQPQPWPSSALSLSVWPTPNVTTDLIDSYYMTNGLPITNSASGYNAQNPYVNRDPRLAASVVLPGSQWGSTTYIPATDVVPSGARPRKYAAIGIADPNNCSLNTILMRYADVLLIRAEALIESGSTVPEIYTLIDQVRARVNMPTVESVEGAGLSQSQLRAVLRHERRVEFFLEGTRYADMLRWKDQSLVHDVYGYDKSLLKNPASPSTWKFSQVKLETRTFDAGKGWLWPIPQADIDINKKLLPNNPGY, via the coding sequence ATGAAAAATATATATAAAGTATTAACCGTATTATCTGTTATTAATCTTGCAAGCTGCAAGAAGGGCCTTTTGGACAAGACACCGAATGACCGTTTATCGCCTTCCACATTCTACCAGAATGAAACCCAGGTAAAAATGGCTTTGGTTGGCATTTACAACGCGATACAACCCAATGCAACACCGGCACAATTTTTTCAGTTTGATTTTGAATCGGATAACGCCTATTGCCAGGATGCCTGGCAAGGCTCAAAGGAAGTTGGAGAATGGCAAACAACAACCAACAGTTGGGCTCCCTATGCAAAGTGGACACAGGACTATACTATTATCTCCAGGGCCAATGAGTTCCTAAAGGATGTTGCCGCTGCAAGCATTGATGCTACAGTAAAAAGCCAAATGGCAGGAGAGGCTAAGTTTTTACGTGGTTACGCCTATGCTGATCTGATTGCTTATTTCGGCGATGTACCTTTAATTACCCAAGTTCAGTCACTTTCGGACGCATATGTTTCAAGAACGGCCAAAGCTATTGTACTTGCCCAGGTTGTAACCGACCTTACAGATGCCGCCGCGGCATTGCCAGCCTCTTACTCTGGTACCGACGTGGGTCGTGCAACAAAGGGTGCCGCCCTGGCCTACAAAGCAAAAGTGCTTTTGTATAACGGAAAATGGGCCGATGCCGCGCAAGCAGCGCAGGATGTGATTGATCTTAAAGCCTATAGTTTATATCCAAATTATAGTTTATTATTTGATGAAGCGCATGAAAACAACAGCGAAGTAATTTTTGATATCCAATATATTCCAACCACCCAGCCACAACCCTGGCCATCATCCGCCTTATCTTTGAGTGTTTGGCCAACGCCAAATGTTACCACCGATCTGATCGATTCATATTACATGACCAATGGATTGCCAATTACCAATTCGGCTTCGGGGTACAATGCACAAAACCCGTATGTTAATCGCGACCCAAGACTGGCTGCTTCAGTGGTGCTGCCCGGCTCTCAGTGGGGTTCAACTACTTACATACCCGCCACTGATGTAGTTCCGTCAGGAGCCCGTCCGCGTAAATATGCAGCAATTGGCATTGCCGACCCGAATAATTGCTCTTTAAATACAATCCTGATGCGTTATGCAGATGTATTACTGATCCGTGCCGAGGCCTTGATTGAATCCGGAAGTACTGTACCCGAAATCTATACACTCATTGACCAGGTACGGGCAAGGGTAAATATGCCAACAGTAGAAAGTGTAGAAGGTGCAGGCCTAAGCCAGTCGCAATTACGCGCAGTTTTACGTCATGAGCGCAGGGTAGAATTCTTTTTGGAGGGCACCCGGTATGCAGATATGTTACGATGGAAAGATCAATCCCTTGTTCATGACGTGTATGGCTACGACAAATCGTTGCTAAAAAACCCGGCAAGCCCATCTACCTGGAAATTTAGCCAGGTTAAGTTAGAGACCAGGACATTTGACGCTGGCAAAGGGTGGCTTTGGCCGATTCCTCAGGCTGATATTGATATTAATAAAAAATTGTTGCCTAACAATCCGGGATATTAG